In Polaribacter sp. L3A8, a genomic segment contains:
- a CDS encoding Lrp/AsnC family transcriptional regulator encodes MKKFILDEIDHQILDVLIENARTPFTDIAKQLLVSAGTIHVRVKKMEDEGIIQGSTLTLNYEKMGYSFIAHVGIYLEKTSMTQNVITDLRSIPNVTVAYVTAGKYNIFCKVRAKGTNDAKDIIYRIDDINGVNRTETMIALEESINDKKRMMHEIFQQL; translated from the coding sequence ATGAAAAAATTTATATTAGACGAAATTGATCATCAAATATTAGATGTGTTAATTGAAAATGCAAGAACACCATTTACTGATATTGCGAAACAATTATTAGTTTCTGCAGGTACAATTCACGTACGTGTTAAAAAAATGGAGGATGAAGGTATTATTCAAGGATCTACACTTACCTTAAACTACGAAAAAATGGGCTATTCATTTATAGCACATGTGGGTATTTACTTAGAAAAAACTTCTATGACTCAAAACGTAATTACAGATCTAAGAAGTATACCAAATGTAACTGTAGCTTATGTTACTGCAGGTAAATACAATATCTTCTGTAAAGTAAGAGCAAAAGGAACTAATGACGCAAAAGATATTATTTATAGAATAGATGATATTAATGGAGTTAACAGAACAGAAACAATGATTGCTTTAGAAGAAAGCATCAATGATAAAAAGAGAATGATGCACGAAATTTTTCAGCAGTTGTAA
- a CDS encoding VOC family protein, whose product MTENKNYPKSFSHIGLTVPNIKEAVKFYSEVMGWYIIMEPSTVKKETETAIGKMCIDVFGEDWTEFEIAHLSTSDGIGVELFCFPNGIKEAPEFSPFNTGLFHFCIQDPNIEELVDKIVAYGGKQRMPIREYYPKDKPFKMCYVEDPFGIVFEVYTHSYELTYSSGAYAK is encoded by the coding sequence ATGACTGAAAATAAAAATTACCCAAAATCATTCTCACATATTGGTCTTACCGTTCCTAACATTAAAGAAGCTGTAAAATTTTATTCAGAAGTAATGGGCTGGTACATTATTATGGAACCTTCTACAGTTAAAAAAGAAACTGAAACTGCCATTGGTAAAATGTGTATTGACGTTTTTGGTGAAGATTGGACCGAATTTGAAATTGCACATTTATCTACTTCAGATGGTATTGGTGTTGAGTTGTTTTGTTTTCCGAACGGAATTAAAGAAGCACCAGAATTTAGTCCTTTTAATACAGGTCTTTTTCATTTTTGTATTCAAGATCCTAATATAGAAGAATTGGTCGATAAAATTGTTGCTTACGGAGGAAAACAAAGAATGCCAATTAGAGAATATTACCCAAAAGACAAGCCTTTTAAAATGTGTTATGTAGAAGATCCTTTCGGAATTGTTTTTGAAGTGTACACGCATAGTTACGAATTAACCTATTCTTCTGGTGCCTATGCAAAGTAA
- a CDS encoding B12-binding domain-containing radical SAM protein, which produces MHFILFMSVNTLLVTPPFTQLNTAYPATAYIKGFLDSKEVPTTQIDLSIELFTAVFTKEFIDAIFKQAEMLGGKELPLVWQQKEDYINKVDSVMNYLRVQEVTAAYQIVHKDYLPHGHRRIKLDKDLSTEFGKLGILDKAKHIATLFVEELGDFINANVDEFFSFTRYAEQIGRAASSFDELDDCLQFETTLIEDEMLYLLDQELQENKYDLICFTVPFPGNLFSALRCGQFIKQNYPNIKIGMGGGYCNTELRRLSDPRIFDFVDFITLDDGEGPLLRITEFLDGKIGEEQLERTYICRNNEVVYANKLPNTIFHHKNLPAPSYIGLPTAKYLSFLDVMNPMHRMWSDGKWNKLTISHGCYWKKCSFCDVNLDYISNYQNTTADDLVDKIEQIISETGITGFHFVDEAAPPKMLRALANKLLERKVYITWWTNIRFEKTFNAELCALLSKSGCIAVTGGLEVASDRLLEKMKKGVDIGQVARVTKAFSDENIMVHAYLMFGFPTETAQETIDSLEVVRQLFYNNCIQSAFWHQFACTSHSPVGKNPDEFEINIIGPEFKGFAENDLYHEDPTGAEHHLYSEGLNSALNNYLNHKGFEIPLHKYFDFKVPRVTVNSTMIEKCLKE; this is translated from the coding sequence TTGCACTTTATTTTATTTATGTCTGTAAACACACTTCTAGTAACTCCACCATTTACACAGTTAAATACTGCGTATCCTGCAACTGCCTACATTAAAGGATTTTTAGATTCTAAAGAGGTACCAACAACACAAATAGATTTAAGTATCGAGTTGTTTACCGCAGTGTTTACCAAAGAATTTATAGATGCCATTTTTAAACAAGCAGAAATGCTGGGTGGTAAAGAATTGCCTTTGGTTTGGCAACAAAAAGAAGATTACATCAATAAAGTAGACTCTGTAATGAATTATTTGCGTGTGCAAGAAGTTACGGCAGCGTATCAAATTGTGCATAAAGATTATTTACCACACGGACACCGACGCATAAAACTAGACAAAGATTTAAGTACCGAATTTGGAAAATTAGGAATCTTAGACAAAGCCAAACATATTGCCACGTTGTTTGTAGAAGAATTAGGCGATTTTATAAACGCCAATGTAGACGAGTTTTTCTCATTTACCCGTTATGCCGAACAAATTGGTAGAGCAGCCTCTAGTTTCGATGAGTTAGACGACTGTTTGCAGTTTGAAACGACGCTGATAGAAGACGAAATGTTGTATTTGTTAGACCAAGAATTACAAGAAAACAAGTACGATTTAATCTGTTTTACAGTTCCTTTTCCTGGTAATTTGTTTTCTGCGTTGCGATGCGGGCAGTTTATCAAACAGAATTATCCGAACATTAAAATAGGAATGGGTGGCGGTTATTGCAACACCGAATTAAGACGTTTGTCGGATCCTAGAATTTTCGATTTTGTAGATTTTATCACCTTAGATGATGGCGAAGGTCCGTTGTTAAGAATCACAGAATTTTTAGACGGAAAAATAGGCGAGGAGCAGCTAGAAAGAACCTATATCTGTAGAAATAACGAAGTTGTATATGCAAATAAATTGCCCAACACGATATTTCATCATAAGAATTTACCAGCACCAAGTTATATTGGTTTGCCAACGGCAAAATATTTGTCTTTTTTAGATGTAATGAATCCGATGCATAGAATGTGGTCTGACGGAAAGTGGAATAAACTTACCATTTCTCACGGTTGTTACTGGAAAAAATGTTCTTTTTGTGATGTAAATCTAGATTATATCAGCAATTACCAAAACACCACAGCCGATGATTTGGTGGATAAAATTGAACAAATAATATCAGAAACCGGAATTACAGGTTTTCATTTTGTAGACGAAGCAGCGCCACCAAAAATGTTAAGAGCCTTGGCAAACAAGTTGCTAGAACGCAAAGTGTACATTACTTGGTGGACCAACATCCGTTTCGAGAAAACGTTTAATGCAGAATTGTGCGCATTATTATCTAAATCTGGTTGTATTGCGGTTACTGGCGGATTAGAAGTTGCCTCTGATAGATTGTTAGAGAAAATGAAAAAAGGGGTTGACATCGGACAAGTTGCAAGGGTAACCAAAGCCTTTTCTGATGAAAATATTATGGTACATGCCTATTTAATGTTTGGTTTTCCTACAGAAACAGCGCAAGAAACCATCGATTCTTTAGAAGTGGTACGTCAGTTATTTTACAACAATTGCATTCAGTCTGCTTTTTGGCATCAATTTGCGTGCACAAGCCACAGTCCGGTTGGTAAAAACCCAGACGAATTTGAAATTAATATTATTGGTCCAGAATTTAAAGGATTTGCAGAAAACGATTTATATCACGAAGATCCAACAGGAGCAGAGCACCATTTATATAGTGAGGGTTTAAATTCAGCTTTAAACAACTACTTAAATCACAAAGGATTTGAAATTCCGCTGCACAAATATTTCGATTTTAAGGTTCCTAGAGTTACTGTTAATAGTACTATGATTGAAAAATGTTTGAAAGAGTAG
- a CDS encoding IS1595 family transposase, with protein sequence MNIFKGQNLLEFADRFKTDEDCKKYLADIKWKDGFQCVKCGHKKAQIRKDFSRTCNICSHQESSTSNTLFHKVKFGVRKAFFIVFEMSTSTKSLSASYVAVRFSVTEKTARLFMLKIREAMESSGNSPMTGIVHVDEFVLGGREKDKVGRSYNAKKKKAITAVELTEDGKVKRMYAMRIEDFSASSLQYIFVNHISREAKVITDKWRGYRPIAKAYNITQIESNGGMNFKALHTMIHQVKSWIRTTYSWVSDFNLNRYFNEFCFRINRSQSKATIFNNLITKMVQKDKVEQHKIICN encoded by the coding sequence ATGAATATATTTAAAGGACAAAACCTTCTAGAGTTTGCTGATCGGTTTAAAACGGATGAAGATTGCAAGAAATACTTGGCAGATATTAAGTGGAAAGATGGATTTCAATGTGTTAAATGTGGACATAAAAAGGCTCAAATAAGAAAAGATTTTTCACGGACATGTAATATTTGCTCTCATCAAGAATCATCTACCTCAAACACACTTTTTCACAAGGTAAAGTTTGGTGTTAGAAAAGCTTTTTTTATTGTTTTTGAAATGAGTACAAGTACTAAAAGCCTTTCTGCTAGTTATGTTGCAGTTCGTTTTAGCGTAACAGAAAAGACAGCCCGTTTATTTATGCTCAAAATTAGAGAAGCAATGGAAAGTAGTGGAAATAGTCCTATGACCGGTATTGTTCATGTGGATGAATTTGTTTTGGGTGGACGAGAAAAAGATAAAGTAGGAAGAAGTTATAATGCTAAGAAAAAGAAAGCTATAACTGCTGTTGAACTAACTGAAGATGGAAAAGTTAAAAGAATGTATGCCATGAGAATCGAAGATTTTTCAGCTAGTTCTTTGCAATATATTTTTGTGAATCATATCAGTCGAGAAGCTAAAGTGATAACCGACAAATGGAGAGGTTACAGACCTATTGCGAAAGCTTATAATATTACTCAAATAGAAAGTAATGGAGGTATGAATTTTAAAGCACTTCATACAATGATTCATCAAGTGAAATCTTGGATAAGAACAACGTATTCTTGGGTAAGTGACTTTAATCTAAATAGATATTTTAATGAATTTTGTTTTAGAATTAATCGATCACAAAGTAAAGCAACAATATTCAATAACTTAATAACAAAAATGGTTCAAAAGGATAAAGTAGAGCAGCACAAAATTATATGTAACTAA
- a CDS encoding tRNA-uridine aminocarboxypropyltransferase, with protein sequence MPLTINQPRIKCYKCMRSLSTCICKYISSLQTKTRFIILMHPKEYKKEKKGTGFMTHLQLENSEIIVGVDFTNHKRINEILTEENSTSFLLYPGKDSFNLSTRKSAEIQTVIGNNANIFILDGTWPCARKMLKLSKNLQALKRVSFDNKIISKFIIKQQPDPLCLSTIESVYTVLNLLKKAELEKCDTKDFLIPFEKMIAYQLEYTLDPTHKNYCATENSTEISKNLYKKPTERRVIFE encoded by the coding sequence TTGCCACTAACCATAAATCAACCAAGAATAAAATGTTACAAATGCATGCGATCTTTAAGCACCTGTATTTGTAAATACATTAGTTCTTTGCAGACCAAGACACGTTTTATTATTTTGATGCATCCAAAGGAGTACAAAAAAGAAAAAAAAGGAACGGGATTTATGACGCATCTTCAACTTGAAAATTCAGAAATCATCGTTGGTGTCGATTTTACGAATCATAAACGTATCAATGAGATACTTACTGAAGAAAATAGTACCTCATTTTTATTGTATCCTGGCAAGGACAGTTTTAATTTATCAACAAGAAAAAGTGCAGAAATACAAACGGTTATTGGGAACAATGCAAACATTTTTATTTTAGATGGTACATGGCCTTGTGCTAGAAAAATGCTAAAACTAAGTAAAAACTTGCAAGCCTTAAAAAGAGTTAGTTTTGATAACAAGATCATATCAAAATTTATTATCAAACAGCAGCCAGATCCTCTTTGTTTAAGTACTATTGAGTCGGTGTATACGGTCTTAAATTTATTAAAGAAAGCCGAATTAGAAAAATGCGATACCAAAGACTTTTTAATTCCTTTTGAAAAAATGATAGCCTATCAACTAGAATATACGCTAGACCCAACTCATAAAAACTATTGCGCTACAGAAAACAGTACAGAAATTTCTAAGAACCTGTATAAAAAACCTACAGAAAGACGTGTTATTTTTGAATAA
- a CDS encoding DUF3037 domain-containing protein — protein sequence MQDKVTFEYAIIRLVPKVEREEFFNVGVILFSKRKKFLDMKYHINADKLKALAPELELEFLNDYLNAWKLICEGKTTGGKIGEFEISDRFRWLAACRSTIIQSSKTHPGLCSEPEKELKDIFEKYVL from the coding sequence ATGCAAGATAAAGTTACCTTTGAATACGCCATTATTAGATTGGTACCTAAAGTAGAACGCGAAGAATTCTTTAACGTGGGAGTTATTTTGTTTTCGAAACGTAAAAAATTCTTGGATATGAAATATCATATCAATGCAGATAAACTAAAAGCATTGGCACCAGAATTAGAGTTAGAATTCTTAAACGATTATTTAAACGCTTGGAAATTAATTTGTGAAGGAAAAACCACTGGAGGTAAAATTGGTGAATTTGAAATTTCTGATCGATTTAGATGGTTAGCAGCTTGTAGAAGTACCATAATACAAAGTTCTAAAACGCATCCTGGCTTGTGTTCTGAGCCAGAAAAAGAATTAAAAGATATTTTTGAAAAGTATGTGTTATAA
- a CDS encoding IS982 family transposase, translated as MISDSKIIEIFCSLDDFMKEFNLILNKNSISDGSTTKKRNRKFKMYDSEVMTILVIFHLKSYRNLKHFYLNHICKYRQDLFPDCVSYNRFVELQKKVTQPLAVFMKMYCLGDCTGISFIDSTPLKVCHYKREKQHQVFKDIAKKSYGTMGWYFGFKLHIVCNDKGEIIDFMFTPANVDDRFPLKQKKFHDKLFGKIFGDKGYIGKDLFERLFVDGIHLITKVRKNMKKKAMDYMDKVILRKRAIIETVNDVLKNTCQIEHSRHRSFDNFITNMISGLIAYSFLPKKPSIKIPNMLPNIAID; from the coding sequence ATGATTTCTGATAGTAAAATTATAGAAATTTTCTGTTCTTTAGATGATTTTATGAAAGAATTTAACTTAATTCTTAATAAAAACAGCATTTCTGATGGTTCAACAACTAAAAAACGTAATAGAAAGTTCAAAATGTATGATAGTGAAGTGATGACCATACTTGTTATATTTCACCTAAAGTCTTACCGAAACCTTAAACACTTTTACTTAAACCATATTTGTAAATACAGACAAGATCTGTTTCCAGATTGTGTTTCTTATAATAGATTTGTAGAACTTCAAAAAAAGGTTACACAACCTTTAGCCGTTTTTATGAAAATGTATTGTTTAGGCGATTGCACAGGTATCTCTTTTATTGATTCTACTCCTTTAAAAGTATGTCACTATAAAAGAGAAAAACAACATCAAGTATTTAAAGATATTGCCAAAAAAAGCTATGGAACTATGGGGTGGTATTTTGGATTTAAACTACATATTGTCTGCAATGACAAAGGAGAAATTATTGATTTTATGTTCACTCCAGCCAATGTAGACGACAGATTCCCTCTCAAACAAAAGAAGTTTCACGACAAATTATTTGGAAAAATTTTTGGAGACAAAGGATATATTGGGAAAGATTTATTTGAAAGACTTTTTGTAGACGGAATTCATTTAATAACTAAAGTTCGAAAAAACATGAAAAAGAAAGCAATGGACTATATGGATAAAGTTATCCTAAGAAAAAGAGCAATCATCGAAACAGTAAATGATGTACTAAAAAACACTTGCCAAATTGAACATTCTAGACATAGATCTTTTGATAATTTCATAACAAATATGATCTCTGGATTAATTGCATATTCTTTTTTACCTAAAAAACCTTCTATAAAAATCCCGAATATGTTACCGAATATTGCGATTGATTAG
- a CDS encoding winged helix-turn-helix transcriptional regulator, whose translation MNLIGTKWKPLILFHLLEGGLRSGVLQKHIIGISNKMFTQTVRELEKDGLISRKVYPVVPPKVEYTLTERGQSLEAILRSLDAWGLKDIAE comes from the coding sequence ATGAATTTAATAGGTACAAAATGGAAACCTTTAATATTATTCCACTTATTAGAAGGTGGTTTGCGTTCTGGAGTGTTGCAAAAACACATTATAGGTATTTCTAACAAAATGTTTACACAAACGGTAAGAGAGTTAGAAAAAGACGGACTAATTTCTAGGAAAGTATACCCTGTTGTTCCGCCAAAAGTAGAGTATACGCTAACAGAAAGAGGGCAATCTTTAGAAGCAATTCTAAGAAGTTTAGATGCTTGGGGTTTAAAAGATATTGCAGAATAA
- a CDS encoding mechanosensitive ion channel family protein: MDLLQKILEFELFNVANYSLKISALFMVLLIFIITKVVLWLLKKSLFRNKGVNEFNEGNIYSLFQIIKYVIWVIAFAFILEAFGIKVTILIAGSAALLVGVGLGLQQTFNDIISGIILLSERSIRVSDVLEIDGDIVKIQEIGLRTSKGLNTDDISIIIPNSLITTNKVINWSHQTHLNRFRIDIGVSYDSDVEFVIKMLEESAKEHVEVDHKKLIEARLVSFGDSSLNFQVLFYSSTIFGSDRMKSDIRRIIRRKFMENNIAIPFPQMDVHIKQS; the protein is encoded by the coding sequence ATGGATTTATTACAAAAAATTTTAGAATTCGAACTCTTTAATGTCGCTAACTATAGTTTAAAGATTAGTGCCTTATTTATGGTGCTCCTTATTTTTATCATCACTAAAGTTGTTTTATGGTTGCTTAAAAAATCTTTGTTTAGAAATAAAGGTGTTAACGAATTTAATGAAGGAAACATCTATTCCTTATTTCAAATTATAAAATATGTTATTTGGGTAATTGCCTTTGCTTTTATTTTAGAAGCATTTGGCATTAAAGTAACCATTTTAATTGCGGGTTCTGCAGCATTATTAGTAGGTGTTGGTTTGGGATTGCAACAAACCTTTAACGATATTATTTCTGGTATTATTTTACTTTCAGAAAGATCTATTAGAGTTTCTGACGTTTTAGAAATAGATGGAGATATTGTAAAAATTCAAGAAATTGGTTTACGAACTTCTAAAGGATTAAATACAGATGATATTTCTATTATCATTCCTAATTCTTTAATTACTACTAATAAAGTTATTAACTGGAGCCATCAAACGCATTTAAATCGTTTTAGAATTGATATTGGAGTTTCTTATGATAGTGATGTAGAATTTGTAATTAAAATGCTAGAAGAAAGTGCCAAAGAACATGTAGAAGTAGATCATAAAAAATTGATAGAAGCACGATTGGTTAGTTTTGGCGATTCGTCCTTAAATTTTCAGGTGTTATTTTATAGCAGCACTATTTTTGGTTCGGATAGAATGAAAAGTGATATCCGCAGAATTATTAGACGTAAATTTATGGAAAACAATATTGCCATTCCTTTTCCGCAAATGGATGTACACATAAAACAGAGCTAG
- a CDS encoding HipA family kinase, giving the protein MNKIDIRTVNVVQYLQPLREGGSLPAIVKADDGFLYVLKFRGAGQGKKALISEFIGGELARAIGLKVPELVFMNLDDSFSKTEPDEEIQDLLKFSIGLNLGLHFLSSAITYDPLVSTADALTASKVVILDSLISNIDRTAKNTNLLNWNNELWVIDNGASFYFHHNWTTWKNHLTRTFPLIKDHVLLPKATNLKKASEEIKQLINIDVITEIVSNIPEDWLLSEGEVLTPDEMRAAYIQFLNAKLSMIDELVKEAEDAR; this is encoded by the coding sequence ATGAATAAAATTGATATTAGAACTGTAAATGTTGTTCAGTATTTACAACCTTTACGAGAAGGTGGTTCTTTGCCTGCAATTGTAAAAGCAGATGATGGTTTTTTATATGTACTTAAGTTTAGAGGTGCAGGACAAGGTAAAAAAGCATTGATTTCAGAATTTATTGGAGGAGAACTCGCTAGAGCGATTGGCTTAAAAGTGCCAGAGTTGGTGTTTATGAATTTAGACGACTCTTTTAGCAAAACAGAACCCGATGAAGAAATTCAGGATTTGCTAAAATTTAGTATTGGTTTAAATTTAGGATTGCATTTTTTATCGAGTGCCATTACTTATGATCCTTTAGTTTCTACTGCAGATGCATTAACGGCTTCTAAAGTGGTTATTCTAGATAGTTTAATTAGCAATATAGATAGAACTGCAAAAAACACCAATCTATTAAATTGGAATAATGAGCTTTGGGTAATAGACAACGGAGCAAGTTTTTACTTTCATCATAATTGGACTACTTGGAAAAATCACTTAACAAGAACCTTCCCTTTAATAAAAGACCACGTGCTTTTACCTAAAGCAACAAATCTTAAAAAAGCATCAGAAGAAATAAAACAACTTATAAATATTGATGTAATTACTGAAATCGTTTCTAACATTCCAGAAGATTGGCTGTTAAGCGAGGGAGAAGTTTTAACACCCGATGAAATGAGAGCAGCGTATATTCAATTTTTAAACGCAAAACTTTCTATGATTGATGAATTAGTAAAAGAAGCTGAAGATGCAAGATAA
- a CDS encoding peroxiredoxin-like family protein produces the protein MKTLREQTDAKIAAGRNAKPDFMKGVDAVIEKAKAFEEGKNALKVGEKAPNFSLPNPDGKLISLDVLLEKGPLVITFYRGDWCPYCNLQLRALQARLPEIDALGASLVAISPQVPDGSLTKSEISEMDFTVLSDQDAKVATVYGVAWKVPEFLAEHMRADRGLDLDKVNNGDGSILPIPATFILGKDGVVTWNYVNVDYRTRSEPEEIIEALKKIS, from the coding sequence ATGAAAACTTTAAGAGAACAAACAGATGCTAAAATAGCGGCAGGACGAAATGCAAAACCAGACTTTATGAAAGGTGTTGATGCCGTTATAGAGAAAGCAAAAGCTTTTGAAGAAGGAAAAAATGCACTTAAAGTTGGCGAAAAAGCACCCAATTTCTCACTACCAAATCCTGATGGAAAATTAATTTCGTTAGATGTTTTATTAGAAAAAGGTCCGTTGGTAATTACATTTTATCGTGGTGATTGGTGTCCGTATTGCAACTTACAATTAAGAGCATTACAAGCTAGATTACCCGAAATTGATGCACTTGGCGCAAGCTTGGTAGCTATTAGTCCGCAAGTACCAGACGGTTCCTTAACCAAAAGTGAAATTAGCGAAATGGATTTTACGGTATTGTCTGACCAAGATGCAAAAGTAGCTACAGTATATGGTGTTGCTTGGAAAGTGCCAGAATTTTTAGCAGAACACATGCGTGCAGACCGAGGTTTAGATTTAGACAAAGTAAATAACGGAGATGGAAGCATATTGCCTATTCCTGCTACTTTTATTTTAGGGAAAGATGGCGTTGTTACTTGGAACTATGTAAATGTAGACTACAGAACACGTTCTGAACCAGAAGAAATTATTGAAGCTTTAAAAAAAATATCATAA
- a CDS encoding helix-turn-helix domain-containing protein translates to MVNISEFTTRLKKVMDFHQLSASMFADKVGVQRSSISHILSGRNKPSLDFILKVTSEFVDVDMYWLLNGKGSFPKNAETKVAATPTFFNETSAETVGKKIQRIVVFYSDGTFDEYQK, encoded by the coding sequence ATGGTAAACATATCTGAATTTACAACACGACTTAAGAAAGTAATGGATTTTCACCAATTATCTGCCTCTATGTTTGCAGACAAAGTGGGTGTGCAACGTTCTAGTATTTCTCATATTTTGTCTGGAAGAAATAAACCAAGTTTAGATTTTATTCTAAAAGTAACATCAGAATTTGTTGATGTAGATATGTATTGGCTGTTAAACGGAAAAGGAAGTTTTCCTAAAAATGCGGAAACGAAGGTTGCAGCTACTCCAACTTTTTTTAATGAGACTTCGGCTGAAACTGTTGGAAAAAAAATACAACGTATTGTTGTTTTTTATTCTGATGGAACTTTTGATGAATATCAGAAATAG
- a CDS encoding M14 family zinc carboxypeptidase, with product MNSLPIGFLENIYAAQKENTLHGKWITYKDIENLFSKYESKFEVSQIGTSEENRPIHQLKIGNGSKKILLWSQMHGNESTGTRALFDLFNCILNSTDAVFSKILEECTLVFIPMLNPDGAQAYTRVNANNVDLNRDAVNRVATESKLLRSILEEFNPQFCFNLHDQRTIFSVEGTKNPATISFLAPSEEVTRGLTKGRIATMDVIVSMNAMLQSAIPNFVGRYTDEFYPTATGDNFQKLGYNTILIESGHYPDDYDREEVRKYTFYSLLQGLHHIANTTSFINYEDYFNIPNNDIIFYDVIHRYPDTKNDVAYQYVDQIIDGKFVSKLNKVDENSLISKVGHHEIVFERENI from the coding sequence ATGAATAGTTTACCAATCGGTTTTTTAGAAAATATATACGCAGCGCAAAAAGAAAATACTTTGCATGGAAAATGGATTACATATAAAGACATAGAAAACCTTTTCTCTAAATACGAATCTAAATTTGAAGTTTCTCAAATTGGTACATCCGAAGAAAACCGACCGATTCATCAATTAAAAATTGGGAATGGTTCTAAGAAGATATTATTATGGTCTCAAATGCATGGAAATGAAAGTACGGGTACAAGAGCTTTATTCGATCTTTTTAACTGTATTTTAAATAGTACAGACGCTGTTTTTTCTAAAATACTAGAAGAATGTACGTTGGTTTTTATACCAATGTTAAATCCTGATGGAGCACAAGCCTATACTAGGGTAAATGCAAATAATGTAGATCTTAATAGAGATGCCGTAAATAGAGTTGCTACAGAAAGTAAGCTGTTACGTAGTATTCTAGAAGAATTCAATCCGCAGTTTTGTTTTAACCTGCACGATCAAAGAACTATTTTTAGTGTAGAAGGCACTAAAAACCCAGCTACTATTTCTTTTTTAGCTCCTTCAGAGGAGGTTACAAGAGGTCTTACAAAGGGTAGAATTGCTACCATGGATGTTATTGTTAGCATGAATGCGATGTTGCAAAGTGCAATTCCTAATTTTGTTGGTAGATATACGGATGAATTTTATCCGACTGCTACAGGAGATAATTTTCAGAAATTGGGCTACAATACAATTTTAATAGAATCTGGGCATTATCCTGATGATTATGATAGAGAAGAGGTTAGAAAATACACCTTTTACTCGTTATTACAAGGACTTCATCATATTGCAAATACAACAAGCTTTATAAATTATGAGGATTACTTTAATATCCCTAATAATGATATAATTTTCTATGATGTTATTCACAGATACCCTGATACTAAAAATGATGTTGCTTACCAATATGTGGACCAAATTATAGATGGTAAGTTTGTTTCAAAATTAAACAAAGTAGACGAAAATAGTTTAATTTCTAAAGTTGGACATCACGAAATCGTTTTCGAAAGAGAAAATATTTAA